Proteins encoded in a region of the Desulfurobacterium atlanticum genome:
- a CDS encoding iron hydrogenase small subunit codes for MAKKQLPYKYEEGPASMVVSRRGFMKVTGILALFIAFGKAVISFFYSKRHDFLTSRQEGLYKDDKIHQRKGLAASQQNPTVKAYYEEFGEYPLSEKSHHLLHTHGYYARWQLGKGEVHHG; via the coding sequence ATGGCTAAAAAGCAGTTGCCTTACAAGTATGAAGAGGGTCCCGCTTCTATGGTTGTTTCAAGAAGGGGCTTTATGAAGGTTACAGGTATCCTTGCTCTTTTTATAGCTTTTGGAAAGGCTGTTATCTCATTTTTCTATAGCAAAAGACATGATTTCCTTACATCAAGACAGGAAGGTCTTTACAAGGATGATAAAATCCATCAGAGGAAGGGACTTGCTGCTTCTCAGCAAAACCCTACGGTTAAAGCCTACTATGAGGAGTTTGGCGAGTATCCTTTAAGCGAGAAATCTCACCATCTTTTACACACTCACGGTTACTATGCAAGATGGCAACTAGGAAAAGGGGAGGTGCACCATGGATAA
- a CDS encoding [Fe-Fe] hydrogenase large subunit C-terminal domain-containing protein codes for MSLFGTKKIATFAPPKDARKGGGTYLPGELKGIIKINTEKCVACDTCKPHCPAEAIKGKLGEPHVIDVDRCIACGQCLVNCPFQAIEQMSQIDEVSAKLRDPNTLVVFAPAPAVRVALAEEFGGKTGELTVGRMYNAFKKLGNNVKIYDINLAADQTIWEEGMEFICKILYHVVGLKEWEIDEETAKALGIEPVTLNLEWCEHHPLPHFTSCCPGWIRWMELYAPAVRPHVSGTKSPQQIFGPSAKVWAAEKVWNVDPRNVYNVTIMPCTAKIFEASRPEFKSAYKYLKEHGIIPEDTPEFPDVDAVLTTRDMAELLRRNGINPLEMPEELENPEPTEIYTGGGTIFGTSGGVTEAALRMAYFVLSGQEPPKWDIYPVRGYTTGIRETVIPIPVKMLGGKTFDLHVCVVNGARNHLPQIVNEVLEGKSKFHWIEVMNCPGGCVDGGGQPVNGMGTGWIDGLFPIPNEVFKSV; via the coding sequence ATGTCTTTATTCGGTACCAAAAAAATAGCCACCTTTGCACCGCCCAAAGACGCCAGAAAGGGAGGAGGAACATACCTTCCAGGCGAGCTTAAGGGTATTATCAAAATCAATACAGAAAAGTGTGTGGCTTGTGACACATGTAAGCCTCACTGTCCTGCTGAGGCTATTAAAGGTAAGCTTGGAGAGCCTCACGTAATAGATGTTGACAGATGTATCGCATGCGGTCAGTGTCTTGTAAACTGTCCATTCCAGGCTATTGAACAGATGAGCCAGATTGATGAGGTTTCAGCAAAGCTTAGGGACCCTAACACTCTTGTTGTTTTTGCACCTGCTCCAGCTGTCAGGGTTGCTCTTGCTGAAGAGTTTGGTGGAAAAACAGGTGAGCTTACAGTAGGCAGGATGTACAACGCTTTCAAGAAGCTTGGTAACAACGTAAAGATTTACGATATCAACCTTGCTGCTGACCAGACAATCTGGGAAGAGGGGATGGAGTTTATCTGTAAGATTCTTTATCATGTTGTTGGGTTAAAAGAGTGGGAAATTGATGAGGAAACCGCCAAGGCACTTGGTATTGAACCTGTTACGTTGAATCTTGAGTGGTGTGAGCATCATCCTCTTCCACACTTTACAAGCTGTTGTCCTGGATGGATTAGATGGATGGAACTTTATGCACCTGCTGTTCGTCCTCATGTTTCTGGAACAAAATCTCCTCAGCAGATATTTGGTCCTTCAGCCAAAGTATGGGCTGCTGAAAAGGTGTGGAACGTTGACCCAAGAAATGTTTACAATGTGACAATTATGCCATGTACAGCGAAGATATTTGAAGCTTCAAGACCTGAATTTAAGTCTGCGTATAAGTATCTCAAAGAGCATGGAATTATTCCTGAAGATACTCCTGAGTTTCCAGATGTTGATGCTGTTCTCACAACAAGAGATATGGCGGAACTTCTTAGAAGAAACGGTATCAATCCTCTTGAAATGCCAGAAGAGCTTGAAAATCCTGAACCTACAGAGATTTACACAGGTGGTGGAACAATCTTTGGAACATCTGGTGGTGTTACTGAAGCTGCTCTTCGTATGGCTTACTTTGTTCTTTCAGGTCAGGAGCCGCCTAAATGGGATATCTATCCTGTTCGTGGTTATACAACAGGTATAAGAGAGACAGTTATTCCTATTCCGGTTAAGATGCTTGGTGGGAAGACATTTGATCTTCATGTTTGTGTTGTAAACGGTGCAAGAAATCATCTCCCTCAAATTGTAAATGAGGTCCTTGAAGGAAAATCAAAATTCCACTGGATAGAGGTTATGAACTGTCCAGGCGGTTGCGTTGATGGTGGTGGACAGCCTGTTAACGGAATGGGAACAGGCTGGATAGACGGACTATTCCCGATTCCAAACGAAGTTTTCAAAAGTGTTTAA